One genomic region from Prionailurus bengalensis isolate Pbe53 chromosome C1, Fcat_Pben_1.1_paternal_pri, whole genome shotgun sequence encodes:
- the COPS7B gene encoding COP9 signalosome complex subunit 7b isoform X2, translating to MTAHREVTSVYMELRNLLQIMLAEGANAAYLQLLNLFAYGTYPDYIANKESLPELSTAQQNKLKHLTIVSLASRMKCIPYSVLLKDLEMRNLRELEDLIIEAVYTDIIQGKLDQRNQLLEVDFCIGRDIRKKDINNIVKTLHEWCDGCEAVLLGIEQQVLRANQYKENHSRTQQQVEAEVTNIKKTLKATASSSAQEMEQQLAERECPPHAEQRQPTKKMSKVKGLVSSRH from the exons ATGACAGCCCACAGAGAGGTAACATCTGTTTACATGGAACTCAGAAATCTCCTGCAAATCATG cttGCAGAAGGAGCTAATGCTGCATATTTGCAGTTGCTGAACCTGTTTGCCTATGGAACATACCCAGATTACATAG CCAACAAGGAGAGCCTGCCAGAATTGAGCACAGCTCAGCAGAACAAGCTGAAGCACCTTACCATCGTGAGCTTGGCGTCGAGAATGAAG TGTATCCCCTACTCCGTGCTGCTGAAGGACCTGGAGATGCGGAATCTCCGGGAACTGGAAGACCTCATCATTGAGGCTGTCTATACTGACATCATCCAGGGCAAGCTGGACCAGAGAAACCAGCTGCTGGAAGTGGATTTTTGCATTGGCCGTGACATCCGAAAGAAGGATATCAATAATATTGTCAAGACCTTGCATGAATG GTGTGATGGCTGCGAAGCAGTTCTGCTGGGCATCGAGCAGCAAGTTCTGAGAGCCAACCAGTACAAGGAGAACCATAGCCGAACTCAGCAGCAGGTAGAGGCCGAG gTTACCAACATTAAGAAGACACTCAAAGCCACCGCCTCCTCCTCGGCTCAGGAGATGGAGCAGCAGTTGGCTGAACGGGAGTGTCCCCCTCATGCTGAGCAGAGGCAGCCCACCAAGAAGATGTCCAAAGTGAAAGGTCTGGTCTCCAGCCGCCACTAG
- the COPS7B gene encoding COP9 signalosome complex subunit 7b isoform X1 codes for MAGEQKPSSNLLEQFILLAKGTSGSALTALISQVLEAPGVYVFGELLELANVQELAEGANAAYLQLLNLFAYGTYPDYIANKESLPELSTAQQNKLKHLTIVSLASRMKCIPYSVLLKDLEMRNLRELEDLIIEAVYTDIIQGKLDQRNQLLEVDFCIGRDIRKKDINNIVKTLHEWCDGCEAVLLGIEQQVLRANQYKENHSRTQQQVEAEVTNIKKTLKATASSSAQEMEQQLAERECPPHAEQRQPTKKMSKVKGLVSSRH; via the exons ATGGCAGGTGAACAGAAACCATCAAGTAACCTCCTAGAACAGTTTATTTTACTAGCCAAAGGTACCAGTGGCTCAGCCCTCACTGCTCTCATAAGCCAAGTCTTGGAGGCTCCTGGagtgtatgtctttggagaactGCTGGAGCTGGCCAATGTGCAGGAG cttGCAGAAGGAGCTAATGCTGCATATTTGCAGTTGCTGAACCTGTTTGCCTATGGAACATACCCAGATTACATAG CCAACAAGGAGAGCCTGCCAGAATTGAGCACAGCTCAGCAGAACAAGCTGAAGCACCTTACCATCGTGAGCTTGGCGTCGAGAATGAAG TGTATCCCCTACTCCGTGCTGCTGAAGGACCTGGAGATGCGGAATCTCCGGGAACTGGAAGACCTCATCATTGAGGCTGTCTATACTGACATCATCCAGGGCAAGCTGGACCAGAGAAACCAGCTGCTGGAAGTGGATTTTTGCATTGGCCGTGACATCCGAAAGAAGGATATCAATAATATTGTCAAGACCTTGCATGAATG GTGTGATGGCTGCGAAGCAGTTCTGCTGGGCATCGAGCAGCAAGTTCTGAGAGCCAACCAGTACAAGGAGAACCATAGCCGAACTCAGCAGCAGGTAGAGGCCGAG gTTACCAACATTAAGAAGACACTCAAAGCCACCGCCTCCTCCTCGGCTCAGGAGATGGAGCAGCAGTTGGCTGAACGGGAGTGTCCCCCTCATGCTGAGCAGAGGCAGCCCACCAAGAAGATGTCCAAAGTGAAAGGTCTGGTCTCCAGCCGCCACTAG